Within Nitrospirota bacterium, the genomic segment AGTGCTGAATGCTGTTTCAGCCAAGTATGGCATACGCCTTAATTATACCAGCCACGATTTTGGCGGCCAGCGGTATTTAAAGACCGGAGAAGTTCTTCCGGACGGAGCTGTTGACGAACTGAGGAAATATGACGCGATATACCTCGGTGCAATCGGTCATCCGGAGGTGAAACCGGGCATACTCGAAAAGGGAATTCTCCTGAGGCTCAGGTTCGAGCTTGATCAGTATATCAACCTGAGGCCTGTCAAACTGTATCCGGGTGTCGACTGCCCGCTTAAAAACAAGGGTCCGGAAGATATCGATTTTGTGGTCGTGAGAGAAAATACCGAAGGTTTATATGCCGGTGCAGGAGGGGTTCTGAAGAAAGGCTCCCCGGACGAAGTTGCGGTGCAGGAATCTATCAATACCCGGAAGGGAGTTGAGCGCTGCATACGTTTTGCCTTCGAGTACTGCAAAAAGAGGAATAAACACCACAAGCTCACGCTTTGCGGGAAGACCAATGTACTGACATTCGCCTTCGATCTGTGGGAACGTACGTTCTACGAGGTTGCGAAGGAGTACCCTGACATTAGGGTGGATTACGCGCATGTTGATGCAACGACCATGTGGTTTGTGAAGAACCCGGAATGGTTTGATGTCATCGTCACGGACAATATGTTCGGGGATATTATCACCGATCTCGGGGCGATGATCCAGGGCGGCATGGGCATTGCTGCAGGCGGCAACATCAACCCTGAGGGGGTCTCGATGTTCGAACCGATAGGAGGTTCCGCGCCGAAATATACCGGACAGAATGTTGTAAACCCGCTCGCAGCGATCTGCGCAGGGGGAATGATGCTCGAACAGCTTGGGGAGGATAAGGCCGGAAAACTTATCGAGAAGGCGGTGATCGAAGTGACCGGCAGACATCTCAAGAGCCTTGCTGCCGGAAAGATGGGATATGGTACCACAGAGGTCGGCGACCTTGTCGCAAAGTTCGTGACTGAGCTGAATGCCGATTGACAAACGGTTCGTGCATCTGGTATAAAAAAAATCTACCTTGCAGAGAAATCGTCTTTAACAAAGATGGTTGATTGTCCTCATACTACTCCCGGGTAGCTCAGTCGGCAGAGCAGGTGGCTGTTAACCACCCTGTCGGGGGTTCGAGTCCCTCCCCGGGAGCCAACAAAATAATACCTTGCCATTTCTTGTCTACATATTAAAGAGTGAATCAACCTCTCAATATTACATTGGCCATACTGATGACCTTGATCGCAGAATCTCTCAGCATAACAATATTGATTATCATGGGTCTCAACACACAAAGCGGAATAAGGGGCCATGGACATGTGTTTATACAGAAACTTTTCTTACACGGTCGGAAGCAATGCAGAGGGAAAAGGAAATCAAAAGCAAAAAAAGCAGAAGATATATTGAATACCTGCTCAATTGGCAGAGTCCCGAAGGTGTTCGGGATTAACCACCCTGTCGGGGGTTCGAGTCCCTCCCCGGGAGCCACACCAATCAAGGGATTGCAGAGGTATAGCCTTTTTTATCTCAAAATTAAGCCATTCTGCAAGGATCATACTTTTTTAAATTTTCATTGAAGCCATTTTTTCTCAAGAAGCCTGTTATTCCACGAGAATCTTCTTCTCACTTCTGTCCTGAAGTAAACTGCTAACGTAACTGTATTCCAAAGAGAACGAGAGAGATTCAACAGCATTTAGTCTTATCTCACTTCCGAATACGCATCATTCCGCTGCGTGAGTTGAGGAATGATGCGTATTCGGAAGGCAACAGTATAAATTTCCTAAGCTATTGATTATCTCACCAATAGCTCTCGTGCAAAGAATATGATCCTGAACTCCTCAGGAGTCTTGACAATTAGGAATAAATACTATATAGTTTTAATTATGGGAAATAAGAAATTACAAAAATCAGGGCTGGATTTCTTTTGGCGGAGGTCCAGGGAATATGGGCTGAAAATAACCCCTCAGCGTACTGCCATCTATCAGGAGCTTTTGAAGGCTAAGGACCACCCGTCTGCCGATGACATCTATAAAAGGATAGTCAAAAAGATTCCAAACATATCATTTGATACGGTCAACAGAACACTCTTGACATTATCTCAAATTGGTATTACAAATGTAGTAGAGGGGTATGGTCAACCCAAACGATATGACCCTGATCTGGATATCCATCATCATTTCAGATGCACTCGTTGCGATAAAATTATTGATTTTCATTATGCAGATTATGACAGCCTGGTAATTCCTCCGGATATTCAAAAGCAGTTCACGGTATTCCAGAAAAAGGTTGTCTTGGAAGGTCTTTGTGACCGTTGTAAGAATAAATAAGCTTAAGAAGGAGGGATTCCCATGAAAGAAAATAAACGCACACACCCGGCTGGCAGAGGCAGGTCGAATGTGGACTGGTGGCCCAAACAACTGAACCTGAAAATTCTGCACCAGCACTCGTCAAAGTCCAACCCGATGGGCAAGGACTTCAACTACGCCAAAGAGTTCAAGAAACTCGACCTCAAGGCCATCAAGAAGGACCTCTATGCACTGATGACCGACTCGCAGGACTGGTGGCCGGCGGATTACGGGCATTACGGTGGGCTCTTCATACGGATGGCATGGCACAGCG encodes:
- a CDS encoding transcriptional repressor, which encodes MILNSSGVLTIRNKYYIVLIMGNKKLQKSGLDFFWRRSREYGLKITPQRTAIYQELLKAKDHPSADDIYKRIVKKIPNISFDTVNRTLLTLSQIGITNVVEGYGQPKRYDPDLDIHHHFRCTRCDKIIDFHYADYDSLVIPPDIQKQFTVFQKKVVLEGLCDRCKNK
- a CDS encoding GIY-YIG nuclease family protein, with protein sequence MPFLVYILKSESTSQYYIGHTDDLDRRISQHNNIDYHGSQHTKRNKGPWTCVYTETFLTRSEAMQREKEIKSKKSRRYIEYLLNWQSPEGVRD
- a CDS encoding 3-isopropylmalate dehydrogenase, whose product is MKSYDIAVIPGDGTGPEVIGEGIKVLNAVSAKYGIRLNYTSHDFGGQRYLKTGEVLPDGAVDELRKYDAIYLGAIGHPEVKPGILEKGILLRLRFELDQYINLRPVKLYPGVDCPLKNKGPEDIDFVVVRENTEGLYAGAGGVLKKGSPDEVAVQESINTRKGVERCIRFAFEYCKKRNKHHKLTLCGKTNVLTFAFDLWERTFYEVAKEYPDIRVDYAHVDATTMWFVKNPEWFDVIVTDNMFGDIITDLGAMIQGGMGIAAGGNINPEGVSMFEPIGGSAPKYTGQNVVNPLAAICAGGMMLEQLGEDKAGKLIEKAVIEVTGRHLKSLAAGKMGYGTTEVGDLVAKFVTELNAD